The following is a genomic window from Hymenobacter sp. APR13.
GTGAGCGTGATGCCGCGCTGCCGGGCCAGGGCCTGAAAGCCGGACACCAGCTCCTGCAGGTAGTCGCTGAGGGGGCCGGGCTGCGGGGCCACCTGCAGCTGCCCGGCCTCCAGGCGGGCCAGCTCCAGCAGCTGGTTGATGAGGTAGAGCAGCTGGCGGGCGTTGCGCTCCACGGTCAGCAGGTCGGGGCGCAGGCTTTCGGGCAGGTCGGGGAGCTGCAGCAGGCCCGCCACCGGGGCCAGAATCAAGGTGAGCGGCGTGCGGAACTCGTGGGTGATGTTGTCGAAGAAGTGGGTTTTGAGTTCGGCCATCATCTTCACCTGGGCCGCCTCGCGCAGCTGCTGCACGTGCTGGGCGGTTTTCTCGATGGTGGCATCCAGGTCCAGGAAGTTGATGGGCTTGCACACGAAGTCAAACGCCCCGCGGTTCATGGCAGTCCGAATGTTGTCCATGTCGCCGTAGGCCGACACGATGACGGCCCGGCTCAGGGGCATCAGCTCGGGCAGGCGGCTAAGCAGGGTCAGGCCGTTGATGTCAGGCATGTTGATGTCGAGCAGCAGCACGTCGAAGTCGGGCTCGTTCTGCATCAAAGTCAAGGCCTGCTGCCCGCTTTCGGCGAAGCGGAAGTCATAAGTGCCGTCCTTAATCTTATGGCGAAAACGCTGGCCCAGCAAATCGGCCACGTCTTCTTCATCATCGACAACCAGGATTTTCGTAGCCATGTCTTAGTGCTTGTACTTAGTGCTTGGTACTTAGTGCTTAGTTGTTAGGGCTTGAGGCTTAGTTGTTAGGGCTTAGTGTGGGCAAAACTGAGCTTAATAGAACGGGCTATTTCCTAAGCCCCAAGCCCTATTCCCTAAACCGGCAGCCACAGTTGGAATTCGGTGCCTTGGCCGGGCTGAGAATCTACGAGAAAACGTCCGCCGTGGCCTTTCACTACGATGTCGTGGGAGAGGGAGAGGCCGAGGCCGGTACCGGTACCGGCTGGCTTGGTGGTGAAAAAGGGCTGGAACACCTTCTGGCGCACTTCCTCGGGCATGCCGCAGCCATTGTCGCTCACCCTGATTTCCACCTCCGCGCCCACCCGGTGGGTGCTCACCGTGAGGGCGGGCAGGTAGCCAGCGGGCTGCTTGCGCCGCTGTTCTTGCAGGGCATAGAGGCCGTTGTTGAACAGGTTCAGCAGCACCCGGCCAATGTCGGGCGCCACCACGTTGGCCAAACCCAGGTCGGGGGCCAGGTTGGTGTGCAGGGCGGCATGGAAAGCCGGGTCTTTGGCGCGCAGGCTGGAGTAGGCCAGGTTGAGGTACTCGGTGGTCAGTTGGTTGAGGTCGGTGAGCTGCCGCTCGCGGGGGCCGGTGTGGGCGTGCTGCAGCATGCTGCGCACAATGCCATCCACGCGCTGGCCGTGGCGCGTGATGCGGGCTAGGTTGCGGCCCAGCGTTTCGAGCGTGCCCTGCACCAGCGCCTGCTGCGCGGCGGGCAGGGCCGTAAACATGGTCGGCGGCAGCTCCTGCAGCAACTCGCAGCTCACCTCCGAGAAGTTGTTGACGAAGTTCATTGGGTTCTGAATCTCGTGGGCAATGCCGGCTGTCAACTCCCCGAGGCTGGCCATCTTCTCGCTGTGCACCAGCATGGCCTGGGTGGCGCGCAGCTCGCTCAGCGACTGTTCCAGCTGGCTGGTGCGCAGCGAGAGCAGGTCGTTGTTTTCGGTGAGCTGGCGCAGGGTGTTCTGGTTTATCTGGTCGAACACCAGCGACACCACCAACAGAATCAGCATCAGCCCGCCCAGGATGTCGAGGCTCCAGAACAGGCGGTGCTCGGGCGGCACCGTGCTGGGCAGATGGATGCCGCGCCGCTCCAGCTCCCAGAGCCCCACCACGCTCAGCAACGACACCACGAAGAAGATGATGCCTGCCCGCCGGCCCAGCAGAAACGTGGCCGACACCGGGCACAGCACCAGCCAGCTGGTGGTGGCCGCAAAGTAGCCGCCCTGGTACACGCTGTTCAGAAACACGCCCAGGTAGCCCGCCACCAGGTAGATGTAGCCGAACGTGACGTAGGAAAACAGCCCCTGCCGAAACCCGAACGGCAGCACCAGAAAGGCCACCACGTTGAAGATCATCAGGTACATGCCCGGCCAGAACCCGGCCCACCAGCACAGCAGCAGAAAGTTGAACGAGAACAGGCTGGTCAGCAACACCGTGTTGGTGATGATGCGCGCCTGCCGCGTTTGGTCCGGGGTGCCGACGAAGCCCGCCGGCATAAAGTAGGAGGTAATTCGATCCATGAAGAGGCGGCCGGCGGCTCGCACGTATAGAAACAGGAGAAACAGGAGGCGGGGAAGATACAGAAAGCCCGTGGGCCGTGCGCCGGGTCTACCCCAGCAGCGTGAAGGCTATCAGGCAGGCCAGCAGCATCACTACGCCCTCGGCCAGGCCGGCCAGCAGGAGCCAGCGGCCGCCCCGGCCCACGGCGCGCAGCAGCAGCCACGGCACCGGCAGCATCAGCAGCGCCTCGGCCAGGAAGATATAGTAGGGCACCCCGTGCCAGCTGGGCGCGCCCTGGTACTGCCACCAACCCGCGCTGATGGCCCATTTCTCATACAGCGGAATCAGGATCCCGCTGATGGGTACCAGCAGCAGGCCGGTGCGCCACGGCCCCAGCCGCGGCAGCAGCAGCCAGGCCACAAACCCAATCTGGGTGAGCACCACGGCCCAGCTGAACGGCATATACACCGGCGACGCCCACAGCATGGGCTCCGGCTGCGGGTACACCAGCGTGTTGGTAACCTGCACCAGGTAGGCATCGGCGGGCAGCTCGGCCAGGCCGGCCGCCAAAGCAAAGCCCAGCAGCCGCCCCACCACCACGTCGCGGGCCCAGAGGGCGTAGAGGGCGTAGGCGGCCGTGAGCGAGTAGCCCCAGCGGGCTGCCGTGGTCCAGCCCAGGCCCGTAATACTGTCGTGGATGAGGGCCAGGATGCCCAGCGCCATCAAACCCAGCATCACGGGCAGGCGGTACTGCGTGGCGCGGGACGGGGCAGGGGCGGGGAGAGTAGAGGTGGGGCTCATTTGAAGCGGCGAAACTGGTGGAACAGGTAGTTGAGGCGGTGCAGCAGTTTGCCCAGCCAGGGCACTTCGTTGGTCCAGGGCAGGCCCTGGGCGAAGCGGCGGCGGTCCAGCCAGCGGAGCACGGCCAGCACCCCGGGCTCGTGCAAATCCCAGATGCGGCAGGTAGGCACCTTGGCCCCGCTAGCGGCAATGATGCCGTTCACGGCACGGCGGGCGGCCTCGTTGGCGCCTTCCATGGTGGCCAGGTCGGTGTTGGTGCGCACGTAGTCGGCAGCCAGAAACAGGTTGGCGATGCCAGTGCTGGCTTCCGGGCGAAGGCTCCAGGAGTTGGCCGTGTTCACCAGCAGCGGCTCGTCGTTGTGGCCCGAGCGGGTGGGCACGTCCAGGGCCTGCGCCGGCGCGCTCAGTTGCTCCGGCCGGATGTCGGCATCCACGTAGGCGCGCAGGAGCAGGTCGGGGCCGAGCAGGGGCGGCAGGCCGGGCGTGTTCAGGCTCTGCTCCAGCTGGGCCCATACTTCCTTCACTATCTCATCCAAGGTACAGTCGCAGGCCTGCTTGGGGCCGGTGGTGCCGTCGTCGAGGGGCCAGTCGAGCACGCCCTTGGCAAACCAGTTCGACACGTCCACCGACAGCAGCCCTTTGGCCTGCCCGTCGCCGTAGCTGCTCATCGGAAAATCGGGCCAGAACTGCGGCTGCGAAATGACGGTAATGGCCCACGGCGAATCAATGCAGATAACGTGGCCTTTGGTGAGCTGCACGTCTTCGCGCAGGTAGAACTGCACGCCGTTCATCCAGTTCAGCGTGTGCAGGTGCGGATTGCTCAGGTGCTCCACAAAGCCCAGCGTGGGGTCCAGCTTCACCATATCGGGGCTGATGAGCTTGGCCATGCGCTCCAGCGGCACGGCCGCCAGGTAGTAGTCGGCCTGCACGGTGCGGGTCTGGTGCGTCTCCAGGTCCAGCACCGTGGCCCCGCTGATCAGGCGCGTGGCGGGGTCGCAGTGCAGGGCCGTGGTGAGCTGGTTGTGATGGTACACCATGCCCTTGCTTTTCAGGTACTGCAGCCACGGGTTCAGCCACACGTCGTTGGTGGGGCCATTCAGCACCCGGTCGGTGTGGGCACCGGGGTTGGCCATCAGCAGCAGCAGCTGCAGCAGAATGTCGCCGCCGGTTTTGGTGCTCATCAGCTGGGGCTGGGCCGCCACCAGCGAGTGGGTGAGGCCGCCCACGCAGTACAGCTCGTAGGGACAGGGCTGGCGGGTGCCACACTGCTGGTCGGTGCTCATGTACTGCCACCACGCCACCCGCTCGTAGCTCTGCTGGCGGCGCTCGTAGGAGCTGGTGAGCAGCTGCCACACCCGGTCGGCAAACAGCTTTTTGTCGGAATCGGTCAGGCCGGTGTCGGCGTGCAGCAGGCCGTCGAGCAGGGCCTGCCAGTCGGCGCGGGTTTTGGGGAAGTTGACGGGCGCCGCCACGGGCGGCTTGCCGGTGCGGGCCATCATCACGCGCTGGGTGGGCACCAGGTTGTCGAACACGCCCTGCCGGTTCTGGCCGTAGGGGATGCGCTTCATGGTGTCGGTGATGTGGCGGTAGAAGCCGGGAAAAAATCGGAAGCCATGCTCGCCGGGCAGCGGCTGGTGGCCGGGTGTGGCACTATCGGGCACGTCTACGCTGCGGGCCTTGCCGCCCACGTAGTGCGGCTGCCGCTCGTAAATCTCCACGGCAAAGCCGCGCTCAATCAACTCGTGCGCGGCACTCATGCCCGCAACGCCCCCTCCCAGAATAACTACTTTTTTCGGCATGCATCTCCACTGAACCGCAGCGGCCCCGGTAATAGGTGTGTTGGTAGATAGTAGAGCAGGTGCACACCGGCCGGGACGTGCCCGTGCCGGAATGCGTCCGCTAAAGCTACCAGTTATTATGGCTTATATTATATATATCCTCGACTCGGGTATGTACATCAATTTGGCTTGCGGCCAACGCGGCCGTAGGTTTCGCGTAAGCACAAGCTCCTTTAGTATTTCCTTCCGTCAGCTCCTTTCGTATGGCCGCCAAGAAACCCGCCACCCCGTCCGTTCCCGACCCGAAGAAAGCGCCCGCCAAGCCCAAGGATCCGGCCAAAACCGCCGCTACGCCCGCCGCCAAACAGGCCGCCAAGGATGCCGCCACCGCCCCTAAGCCGGTGAAGCGGCCCACGGCCAAAGACATGAAGCAGCACGCCCAGACGCTGCCCTACCCCGCCAAGCAGGCCGATATGAAGCTGCAGCCGGCCATGGACTTCAGCACCTACCGCGCCGCCGGCAAGCTCCAGGATAAGGTGGCCCTCATCACCGGCTCCGACTCCGGCATCGGGCGGGCCGTGGCCGTGGCCTTTGCCATGGAAGGCGCCCACGTGGCCGTGCTCTTCAACGAAAATGTGGTGGACGCCGAGGAAACCAAGCGCCTCGTAGAGGCCCAGGGCCGCCGCTGCATCTTGCTCCAGAGCGACGTGCGCGACCCGGAGCAGTGCAAGCAGGCCGTGCGCCGCACGCTGGCCGAGCTGGGCGGCCTTAACATCCTGGTCAACAACGCCGCCTTCCAGATGGCCCAGGAGAAGTTCGAGGACATCCCGGAAGAACAGATTCGCCGCACCTTCGACACCAACATCCTGGGCTACATCTGGATGGCGCAGGCGGCCGTGCCGCACCTCAAAAAAGACGACTGCATCATCAACACCGGCAGCATCGTGGGCCTCACCGGCATCCCGATTCTGATTGATTACGCCTGCACCAAGTCGGCCATTCACGCCCTCACCAAGAGCCTGGCCACGCACCTCGGCGAGCGGGGTATCCGGGTGAACTGCGTGGTGCCCGGCCCGGTCTGGACGCCCAACATCCCCGGCACCATGCCCCGCGAGGAAATCGAGAAGTTCGGCTACGAAGTGGCCCTGGCCCGTCCCGGTCAGCCTGAGGAACTGGCCCCCGCCTACGTGCTGCTGGCCTCCCAGGACGGCTCGTTCATGACCGGCAGCCTCGTGCACGTCACCGGCGGCAAAATGAGCAGCGACCAGTAAGGAGTGTAGAGACGCAAAATATTGCGTCTCGTCGTTGAACGATGCGGCAAGGCACGGTTCAAACAACATCAGTAACGACGAGACGCAAAATATTGCGTCTCTACATCGTGCCTATCCGCCGAAAACATAAGCCGCCGCTCCGCACTTCTAGGCTGCCCCTCCACTCTTCCGACTTCTTCATGCCCCACTATCCCGAAGGCACCGTCCGGGCGCTGCTCCAGACCGAGCTGGTGACGCCCGCCACCCGCGCCGCCCTGGAAGCCCGCCTCAACGCCCCGGCCGACTACACTCCGCAGTTTTTCGACGCGGATACTTACCAGTTGCTGCGCGCCGTGGCCGCCCGCATCTTCCCCCAGCCCGACCGCGAAACGCCCATCGAGCTGGCCCCGGCCGTGGACAAGCGCCTCACCGACGGCACCGCCGACGGCTGGCGCTACGATGCCATGCCCCCCGACCGCGAAGCCTACCGCCTCGGCCTGGGCGGCATCAACCAGGCCGCCGAAGCGCAGTTTCAGCAGCCCTTCATGGCCCTGAGCGCCGAGCAGCAGGACGTGGTTATCGGGCAGCTGGCCGCCGGTAAGGCTGCCGGCGAAAACTGGCAGCAGGTGCCCCAGGACCGGCTTTTCGAGGAAATGCTGGCCGAGCTGACCGAGAACTACTACGCCCACCCGCTGGCCCAAGAAGAAATCGGCTACGTGGGTATGGCCGACGTGCCCGGCTGGCCCCACGTCACCCCCAACACCCTCGAACCCCGCGAGCCTGAGCCAATTAGTAATTGATAATTACTAAGTATTAATTACTAATTGAACACCCCATGCCCGACGAAGAAGTACTCGAAGAAGGCTTGCTGAACCCGGTTCAGCCCGAAATTCAGGATCCGCTGCTGAAAAGCATTCTGGCCGACAACGCCACTCCAGCCACCGAGCCCACCGGCGAGGAAGCCCCTAATCCGCTGCCCGACCCCACCGACGAGGTGGACTGCGTGGTGATTGGTACCGGCGCGGGCGGTGCGCCCTTGCTGGCCCGCCTGGCCATGGCCGGCCTGAAAGTGGTAGCCCTGGAAGCCGGCCCCCGCCGCGACCCGACCAAGGATTACGCCACCGACGAAAAAGCGCAGAACTTCCTGTTCTGGAACGATGAGCGCCTCTCGGCCGGCCAGAACCCGGTGGCCTTCGGCAAGAACAACTCCGGTACCGGCGTGGGCGGCTCCACGCTGCACTACACCGCCTACACCCCCCGCGCCCATCGCGGCGACCTGCAGCTGCACACCGACTTCGGCCAGGGCGTCGACTGGCCCTTCGGCATCGAGGAACTGGAGCCGTACTACGAGGAAATTGAGCACTTCCTGGGCGTTTCTGGCCCCACCCCTTACCCCTGGGATGCCGGCCGCCGCAAGGGCTACCCGCTGGCGCCGCTGCCCCTGAACGGCGCGGCTTTGCTTATGCAGAAAGCCTGCGCCCAGCTGGGCATCCAGACTTCGCCGGCGGCCAATGCGGCCCTCTCGGCGCGCTATTACCAGGAGGGCATTGGCTGGCGCGAGGCCTGCACCAACCGGGGCTTCTGCCAGGCCGGCTGCAACCGCGGCGCCAAGGCCAGCATGGACGTCACTTTCCTGCCGCTGGCCGAAAGCTTCGGCGCTGAAATTCGGGCCGATGCCTACGTGACGGAGATTGAGCGCGACGCCTCCGGCCGCGTGGTGGCCGTGGTGTACGAGCAGCACGGCCGCACCGTGCGCCAGCGTTGCCGCCACCTGTTTTTGTGCGCCGGCGCTGTAGAAACGCCGCGTCTGCTGATGCTCAACGAGCTGGCCCTCAACAGCGGGCAGGTCGGCAAGCACTTCATGGCTCACCCCGGCATGCAGGTCTGGGGCACGTTCGAGGACGACATCCGGCCCTACAAAGGCATTCCCGGTGGCCTGATTTCCGAGGACACTCACCGCCCCAAAGACGCCGACTTTGCCGGCGGCTACCTGCTGCAAAGCATCGGGGTGATGCCCGTGACCTTCGCCACCCAGATGGTGCGCCAGCGCAAGCTCTGGGGCCAGCCCCTGCGCGACTACATGCGCACCTACAACCACACGGCCGGCATCAACATTCTGGGCGACTGCCTGCCCCATGCCGCCAACTTCATGGAGCTCAGCGACGAGAAGGATGCCCGCGGCCTGCCCAAGCCGCGCCTGCACTTCACGGCCCAGGAAAACGAGCAGCGCATGAACCGCCACGCCGAAAAGCTGATGCGCCAGATCTGGGAAGCCGCCGGCGCCAAGGATATCTGGGCCTTTGAGCGCTACGCCCACGTCATCGGGACGGCACGCATGGGCCTGAGCGGCGACGATGCGGTGGTCAACCCCGACGGCAAGGCCTTCGACGTGCCCAACCTCTACATCTGCGACAACTCGGTATTCCCCAGCGCCCTGAGTGTGAACCCTGCCCTCACCATCATGGCCCTCAGCCTGCGCACCGCCGACAAGTTTCTGGCCAACCTTCGGTAGTGCTTAGTGCCTAGTGCTTGGTGCTTAGGCCGTTCTAGTCAATTCAGGGAAAATGCCTAAGCACCAAGCACTAGGCACTAAGCACCAAACAATGAAGTCTTTCCTCACCCATATCAAAGAAGCATTCGGCGACGGCCACTACGAGGGCGACCAGTTCGGCGGAGCCGGCGGCCACGATGGCACCGGGCTGCCCACCGGCGACGCGGGCAACTTCATGTTTGCCACCGGCATCGAGTGCTCGTACCCCACCATTGCCAACGGCACCATCCGGCGCGATTTGCTGGCCGAAACCGACCACTACAACCGCTACAAGGAGGACCTGGGGCTGGTAAAGGAGCTGGGCCTGAAGGTGCTGCGCTACAACCTGCCGTACTACCTCATCCACAAGGGCCCCGGCCAGTTCGACTGGGAGTTTGCCGATCTGGCCATGGCCGAAATCAAGCGCCTGGGCATTACGCCCATTCTGGACCTGATGCACTTCGGTGTGCCCGACTGGGTGGGCAACTTCCAGAACCCCGAACTGCCGGTGCACTTTGCCGAGTACTGCGGGGCCGTGGCGCGCCGTTACCCCTGGGTGCGCTTCTACACGCCCGTCAACGAGATTTACGTGACGGCCCGCGCCTCCGCCAAAGACGGTATCTGGAACGAGCAGCTCAAAGACGACCGCGCCTTCATCACGGCCATGAAGCACATCACGGCGGCCAGCATCATGGGCACCCAGCAGATTGCCAAGGTGCGGCCCGACTGCATCATCGTGCAAAGCGAGTCGGCCGAGTACATCCACGAGATGCGCGCCGTGCCCACGCCCGAAATCTGCCTGGTCAACAAGCTGCGGTTTCTGTCGCTGGATTTGCTGTACGCCCACCCGCTCGACTCGGAGGTGCTGCTCTACTGCCTCGACAACGGCCTGACCCGCCAGGAGCTCGACTGGTTTATGGCCGGCGAGCCGCCCGGCTACCAGATCATGGGCAACGACTACTACGGCCGTAACGAGAAGATTATCAAGCCCGACGGCCAGATGTGTCAGGCCGAGGACGTGCTAGGCTGGTACACCATGACGCGCCAGTACTACGAGCGGTACCGCAAGCCCGTGATGCACACCGAAACCAACACCTTCAACCCCAAAGACGCCGAATGCTGGCTCTGGAAGCAGTGGGTGAACGTGCAGCGCATCCGCCACGACGGC
Proteins encoded in this region:
- a CDS encoding sensor histidine kinase is translated as MDRITSYFMPAGFVGTPDQTRQARIITNTVLLTSLFSFNFLLLCWWAGFWPGMYLMIFNVVAFLVLPFGFRQGLFSYVTFGYIYLVAGYLGVFLNSVYQGGYFAATTSWLVLCPVSATFLLGRRAGIIFFVVSLLSVVGLWELERRGIHLPSTVPPEHRLFWSLDILGGLMLILLVVSLVFDQINQNTLRQLTENNDLLSLRTSQLEQSLSELRATQAMLVHSEKMASLGELTAGIAHEIQNPMNFVNNFSEVSCELLQELPPTMFTALPAAQQALVQGTLETLGRNLARITRHGQRVDGIVRSMLQHAHTGPRERQLTDLNQLTTEYLNLAYSSLRAKDPAFHAALHTNLAPDLGLANVVAPDIGRVLLNLFNNGLYALQEQRRKQPAGYLPALTVSTHRVGAEVEIRVSDNGCGMPEEVRQKVFQPFFTTKPAGTGTGLGLSLSHDIVVKGHGGRFLVDSQPGQGTEFQLWLPV
- a CDS encoding DUF6989 domain-containing protein — encoded protein: MSPTSTLPAPAPSRATQYRLPVMLGLMALGILALIHDSITGLGWTTAARWGYSLTAAYALYALWARDVVVGRLLGFALAAGLAELPADAYLVQVTNTLVYPQPEPMLWASPVYMPFSWAVVLTQIGFVAWLLLPRLGPWRTGLLLVPISGILIPLYEKWAISAGWWQYQGAPSWHGVPYYIFLAEALLMLPVPWLLLRAVGRGGRWLLLAGLAEGVVMLLACLIAFTLLG
- a CDS encoding FAD-dependent oxidoreductase, whose protein sequence is MPKKVVILGGGVAGMSAAHELIERGFAVEIYERQPHYVGGKARSVDVPDSATPGHQPLPGEHGFRFFPGFYRHITDTMKRIPYGQNRQGVFDNLVPTQRVMMARTGKPPVAAPVNFPKTRADWQALLDGLLHADTGLTDSDKKLFADRVWQLLTSSYERRQQSYERVAWWQYMSTDQQCGTRQPCPYELYCVGGLTHSLVAAQPQLMSTKTGGDILLQLLLLMANPGAHTDRVLNGPTNDVWLNPWLQYLKSKGMVYHHNQLTTALHCDPATRLISGATVLDLETHQTRTVQADYYLAAVPLERMAKLISPDMVKLDPTLGFVEHLSNPHLHTLNWMNGVQFYLREDVQLTKGHVICIDSPWAITVISQPQFWPDFPMSSYGDGQAKGLLSVDVSNWFAKGVLDWPLDDGTTGPKQACDCTLDEIVKEVWAQLEQSLNTPGLPPLLGPDLLLRAYVDADIRPEQLSAPAQALDVPTRSGHNDEPLLVNTANSWSLRPEASTGIANLFLAADYVRTNTDLATMEGANEAARRAVNGIIAASGAKVPTCRIWDLHEPGVLAVLRWLDRRRFAQGLPWTNEVPWLGKLLHRLNYLFHQFRRFK
- a CDS encoding SDR family oxidoreductase; the protein is MKQHAQTLPYPAKQADMKLQPAMDFSTYRAAGKLQDKVALITGSDSGIGRAVAVAFAMEGAHVAVLFNENVVDAEETKRLVEAQGRRCILLQSDVRDPEQCKQAVRRTLAELGGLNILVNNAAFQMAQEKFEDIPEEQIRRTFDTNILGYIWMAQAAVPHLKKDDCIINTGSIVGLTGIPILIDYACTKSAIHALTKSLATHLGERGIRVNCVVPGPVWTPNIPGTMPREEIEKFGYEVALARPGQPEELAPAYVLLASQDGSFMTGSLVHVTGGKMSSDQ
- a CDS encoding gluconate 2-dehydrogenase subunit 3 family protein, which codes for MPHYPEGTVRALLQTELVTPATRAALEARLNAPADYTPQFFDADTYQLLRAVAARIFPQPDRETPIELAPAVDKRLTDGTADGWRYDAMPPDREAYRLGLGGINQAAEAQFQQPFMALSAEQQDVVIGQLAAGKAAGENWQQVPQDRLFEEMLAELTENYYAHPLAQEEIGYVGMADVPGWPHVTPNTLEPREPEPISN
- a CDS encoding GMC family oxidoreductase, which produces MPDEEVLEEGLLNPVQPEIQDPLLKSILADNATPATEPTGEEAPNPLPDPTDEVDCVVIGTGAGGAPLLARLAMAGLKVVALEAGPRRDPTKDYATDEKAQNFLFWNDERLSAGQNPVAFGKNNSGTGVGGSTLHYTAYTPRAHRGDLQLHTDFGQGVDWPFGIEELEPYYEEIEHFLGVSGPTPYPWDAGRRKGYPLAPLPLNGAALLMQKACAQLGIQTSPAANAALSARYYQEGIGWREACTNRGFCQAGCNRGAKASMDVTFLPLAESFGAEIRADAYVTEIERDASGRVVAVVYEQHGRTVRQRCRHLFLCAGAVETPRLLMLNELALNSGQVGKHFMAHPGMQVWGTFEDDIRPYKGIPGGLISEDTHRPKDADFAGGYLLQSIGVMPVTFATQMVRQRKLWGQPLRDYMRTYNHTAGINILGDCLPHAANFMELSDEKDARGLPKPRLHFTAQENEQRMNRHAEKLMRQIWEAAGAKDIWAFERYAHVIGTARMGLSGDDAVVNPDGKAFDVPNLYICDNSVFPSALSVNPALTIMALSLRTADKFLANLR
- a CDS encoding family 1 glycosylhydrolase — translated: MKSFLTHIKEAFGDGHYEGDQFGGAGGHDGTGLPTGDAGNFMFATGIECSYPTIANGTIRRDLLAETDHYNRYKEDLGLVKELGLKVLRYNLPYYLIHKGPGQFDWEFADLAMAEIKRLGITPILDLMHFGVPDWVGNFQNPELPVHFAEYCGAVARRYPWVRFYTPVNEIYVTARASAKDGIWNEQLKDDRAFITAMKHITAASIMGTQQIAKVRPDCIIVQSESAEYIHEMRAVPTPEICLVNKLRFLSLDLLYAHPLDSEVLLYCLDNGLTRQELDWFMAGEPPGYQIMGNDYYGRNEKIIKPDGQMCQAEDVLGWYTMTRQYYERYRKPVMHTETNTFNPKDAECWLWKQWVNVQRIRHDGVPVVGFTWYSLLDQVDWDISLAEKRLTVNACGLYDLDRKIRPVGESYKMLIREFGQITIMPHGEMFEFTNRPATLKVQK